One Mycobacteroides abscessus ATCC 19977 genomic window carries:
- a CDS encoding lyase family protein has translation MSGYVDTGLLSPVSAGTAAEAELSDAAWLQAMLDAEAALAAAQADIGVLPRAAADVIARAAAGHGIDVRAVALSARETANPVVGLIKELSRAVDEIEPSATDYVHRGSTSQDILDTGAMIVAKRVLGIVATDLGYTADALAELAGAHSGTVMAARTLAMQAVPTTFGLKASGWRQLILEARARVVALADALPVSLGGAAGTLAGYLEYAGQHGADPAVFVEKLNAAFAHRTGLAASGLPWHALRTPIADIGSTTAFVTGALGKFAVDVLTLSRTEIAEVAEPAPPGRGVSSAMPHKRNPVLATMIRSAALQVPSLSVVLTQSLMSEDERSAGGWHAEWLVLRECLRLAGGAAQTAVELSRGLQVRADRMAENLALLGGQPSAERLAAALAPRLGKGPAKAVVTNVVDQVIARGLSLREATRARPEIIAWLSEAEIDELLDPATYTGAAGQLVEEALTHLS, from the coding sequence GTGAGCGGTTACGTGGACACCGGGCTGCTGTCTCCGGTCAGCGCGGGGACAGCAGCTGAGGCGGAACTGAGCGATGCGGCGTGGTTACAGGCCATGCTCGACGCAGAGGCCGCGCTGGCCGCTGCCCAGGCGGACATCGGTGTACTGCCGAGGGCGGCGGCAGATGTCATCGCCAGGGCGGCAGCCGGGCACGGCATCGACGTCCGTGCGGTGGCGCTGTCGGCGCGGGAGACGGCCAACCCCGTCGTCGGGCTGATCAAAGAACTGTCCCGCGCCGTGGATGAGATCGAGCCGAGTGCAACAGATTACGTGCATCGCGGATCAACCAGTCAGGATATTCTCGATACCGGCGCGATGATTGTGGCCAAGCGGGTGCTGGGGATCGTCGCGACGGATCTGGGGTACACGGCCGATGCCCTGGCAGAGCTGGCGGGCGCGCATAGCGGCACCGTGATGGCGGCCCGCACGCTGGCGATGCAGGCCGTACCGACGACGTTCGGGCTCAAGGCGTCCGGATGGCGTCAGCTGATCTTGGAGGCACGCGCGCGTGTGGTCGCGCTGGCGGATGCGCTGCCGGTATCTCTTGGTGGGGCGGCCGGAACTCTTGCCGGATACCTGGAATATGCGGGGCAGCACGGAGCCGATCCGGCAGTGTTCGTCGAGAAGCTGAACGCGGCATTCGCACACAGGACAGGGCTGGCCGCGTCCGGCCTGCCGTGGCATGCGCTGCGTACTCCGATAGCGGATATCGGCAGTACGACGGCATTTGTGACGGGTGCACTCGGGAAGTTCGCGGTCGATGTGCTGACGTTGAGCCGCACCGAGATTGCCGAGGTGGCGGAGCCGGCTCCGCCGGGGCGTGGGGTGTCCTCGGCTATGCCACATAAGCGTAATCCGGTGTTGGCGACAATGATCCGGTCGGCAGCGCTGCAAGTCCCGTCCCTGAGCGTTGTGCTGACGCAGTCGTTGATGAGCGAGGACGAGCGGTCGGCCGGAGGCTGGCATGCGGAATGGCTGGTGCTGCGGGAGTGTTTGCGTCTCGCCGGGGGTGCGGCACAGACCGCGGTCGAGCTGAGCCGGGGGCTACAGGTGCGTGCCGACCGCATGGCGGAGAACCTTGCGCTGCTCGGCGGTCAGCCGTCGGCGGAGCGACTGGCGGCGGCGCTCGCGCCGCGGCTGGGCAAAGGCCCGGCAAAGGCCGTGGTCACCAACGTGGTGGATCAGGTGATTGCACGTGGCCTGAGTTTGCGCGAGGCGACTCGGGCGCGACCCGAGATCATCGCGTGGTTGAGCGAGGCCGAGATCGATGAACTGCTGGACCCTGCCACCTACACAGGAGCAGCAGGTCAGCTTGTTGAGGAGGCCTTGACGCACCTCTCC